GAATCCCGTGAGAAAGGTTTGATCAACATCGTTTAATTTTTTACTGACATGGCAAAGAAAGGTAACAGAGTTCAGGTGATCCTTGAATGCACCGAGCAGAGAGAAAGCGGTGTTCCCGGCATCTCCCGGTATATCACGACCAAGAACAAGAAGAACACGAACGAGCGCCTCGAGCTGAAGAAGTACAATCCGTATCTGAAGCGCTACACGGTTCACAAAGAGATCAAGTAACACACTAACTTTATTATACTATGGCAAAGAAAGCGGTCGCAACGTTCTCCGGCGACAAATCCCAGCTGAAAAATGTG
This sequence is a window from Fibrobacter sp.. Protein-coding genes within it:
- the rpmG gene encoding 50S ribosomal protein L33 translates to MAKKGNRVQVILECTEQRESGVPGISRYITTKNKKNTNERLELKKYNPYLKRYTVHKEIK